From Thermomonas sp. XSG, one genomic window encodes:
- a CDS encoding TetR/AcrR family transcriptional regulator — protein sequence MARQTRQRILDASLSMFNAQGEPNVTTNHIADELEISPGNLYYHFRNKDDIIEQLFAGYEVRMDAALSAPEGRLPGLEDVWLQLHLVFECIWDYRFLYRDLVDILSRNRRLRLRFARILKRADEQAHTVMRGLVQAGVMRASAVELDAAATNVLVIATFWMNYAAARGDKDEQASIRDGIVQVMMLIAPFLRDAERVHLNTLTSAYLD from the coding sequence ATGGCAAGGCAGACCCGCCAGCGCATCCTCGATGCGTCCCTCTCGATGTTCAATGCGCAGGGCGAGCCGAACGTCACCACCAACCACATCGCCGACGAGCTGGAGATCAGCCCGGGCAACCTGTACTACCACTTCCGCAACAAGGACGACATCATCGAGCAGCTGTTCGCCGGCTACGAAGTGCGGATGGATGCAGCGTTGTCGGCGCCGGAAGGGCGGTTGCCGGGACTGGAAGACGTGTGGCTGCAGCTGCACCTGGTGTTCGAGTGCATCTGGGATTACCGCTTCCTCTACCGCGACCTGGTCGACATCCTCAGTCGCAACCGCCGCCTGCGCCTGCGTTTCGCCCGAATCCTCAAACGCGCCGACGAGCAGGCCCACACGGTGATGCGCGGGCTGGTCCAGGCGGGCGTGATGCGCGCTTCCGCCGTCGAGCTGGACGCGGCCGCCACCAACGTGCTGGTGATCGCCACTTTCTGGATGAACTACGCGGCGGCGCGCGGCGACAAGGACGAACAGGCCTCGATCCGCGACGGAATCGTGCAGGTGATGATGTTGATCGCGCCGTTCCTGCGCGACGCGGAGCGCGTGCACCTCAACACCCTGACCAGCGCCTACCTCGACTGA
- a CDS encoding acyl-CoA-binding protein, translating into MADLKALFEQAAKDVHALTERPDNDTLLRLYALYKQGSEGDVSGPKPGFFDFVGTAKYEAWAKLKGTAQEQAMQHYVDLVRKLTA; encoded by the coding sequence ATGGCCGACCTGAAAGCCCTGTTCGAGCAAGCCGCCAAGGACGTGCATGCGCTGACCGAGCGTCCCGACAACGACACGCTGCTGCGCCTGTATGCCCTCTACAAGCAGGGCTCGGAAGGCGACGTCAGCGGACCCAAGCCCGGCTTCTTCGACTTCGTGGGCACCGCCAAGTACGAGGCCTGGGCCAAGCTCAAGGGCACCGCGCAGGAACAGGCGATGCAGCACTACGTGGACCTGGTCCGCAAGCTCACCGCCTGA
- the cysD gene encoding sulfate adenylyltransferase subunit CysD, whose translation MNAALSHLDRLEAESIHILREVAAGFRNPVLLYSVGKDSSVLLHLLLKAFHPARPPIPLLHVDTTWKFREMIDFRDRRAAETGVTLHVHTNPDGLAQGIGPVSHGATVHTDVMKTQALKQALDRFGFDAAIGGARRDEEKSRAKERIFSFRNAQHRWDPKNQRPELWNLYNARIHRGESVRAFPLSNWTELDIWLYIYREKIPVPSLYFAAERPVVERDGALIMVDDERLPLREGEVPAMRQVRFRTLGCYPLTGAIESGADTLEKIIAEMLVATTSERQGRVIDHDPTASMEKKKQEGYF comes from the coding sequence TTGAACGCAGCCCTGTCCCACCTCGACCGGCTGGAAGCCGAAAGCATCCACATCCTCCGCGAAGTCGCCGCCGGGTTCCGCAATCCGGTGCTGCTGTACTCCGTGGGCAAGGACAGTTCGGTGCTGCTGCATCTGCTGCTGAAGGCGTTCCATCCCGCGCGTCCGCCGATCCCGCTGCTGCACGTGGACACCACGTGGAAGTTCCGCGAAATGATCGACTTCCGCGACCGCCGCGCCGCCGAGACCGGCGTCACCCTGCACGTGCACACCAATCCCGACGGGCTGGCACAGGGCATCGGTCCGGTCAGCCACGGCGCCACCGTGCACACCGACGTGATGAAGACGCAGGCGCTGAAGCAGGCGCTGGACCGGTTCGGCTTCGATGCCGCCATCGGCGGTGCCCGCCGCGACGAGGAAAAGTCGCGCGCCAAGGAGCGCATCTTCAGCTTCCGCAACGCGCAGCACCGCTGGGACCCTAAGAACCAGCGCCCGGAGCTGTGGAATCTCTACAACGCGCGCATCCACAGGGGCGAGTCGGTGCGTGCGTTCCCGCTGTCCAACTGGACCGAACTGGACATCTGGCTCTACATCTACCGCGAGAAGATCCCGGTGCCGTCGCTGTATTTCGCCGCCGAGCGTCCCGTGGTGGAACGCGATGGCGCCCTGATCATGGTCGATGACGAGCGCCTGCCGCTGCGCGAGGGCGAAGTGCCGGCCATGCGGCAGGTGCGTTTCCGTACCCTCGGCTGCTACCCGCTGACCGGCGCCATCGAATCCGGGGCCGATACGCTGGAGAAGATCATCGCCGAAATGCTGGTGGCCACCACGTCGGAACGGCAAGGCCGGGTGATCGACCACGATCCGA
- a CDS encoding FMN-binding glutamate synthase family protein — protein MIRYSAYLASIVLALLALLLATTDPHWWWGVAGFGALAALGTADLLQRKSTLRRNYPLLAHFRYGLETIGPEMRQYFIQSDTAEVPFSREQRALVYQRAKHVNDVRPFGTLQDVYGLDYEWINHSLAPTAIPDHDFRIVIGAGRARPYSASVFNISAMSFGALSAAAIHALNAGAKRGGFYHDTGEGSISPYHREGGGDLVWELGSGYFGCRNDDGSFSEERFAAQAVDPQVKMIEVKLSQGAKPGHGGMLPAAKLSAEIAATRGVPMGQDCVSPAAHSAFSTPLGLLQFVARLRKLSDGKPVGFKLAIGHPWEWFGIAKAMQEQAEANPELLPDFIVVDGAEGGTGAAPAEFVDHVGVPMHEGLMLVHNTLVGLGLRDRIKIGAAGKIVSAFDIARALAMGADWCNAARGYMFALGCIQSLSCHTNRCPTGIATQDPARWKQLDVADKSVRVATFHANTLRALRDLLCAAGLQHPDQLGPEHILRRVSPVEVRSLSALYRYLQPGELLGGRLPEHAVFREFWQQARSDAFMPPAHVARLRDSKAS, from the coding sequence GTGATCCGATACTCCGCCTACCTGGCCAGCATTGTCCTGGCCCTGCTGGCACTGCTGCTGGCCACCACTGATCCGCACTGGTGGTGGGGCGTGGCGGGATTCGGCGCGTTGGCGGCGCTCGGCACCGCCGATCTGCTGCAACGCAAGAGCACGCTGCGCCGCAACTATCCGCTGCTGGCGCACTTCCGCTACGGGCTGGAAACCATCGGCCCGGAAATGCGCCAGTACTTCATCCAGTCCGACACCGCCGAGGTGCCGTTTTCGCGCGAGCAGCGCGCGCTGGTCTACCAGCGCGCCAAGCACGTCAACGACGTGCGTCCGTTCGGCACGCTGCAGGACGTGTACGGCCTCGACTACGAATGGATCAACCATTCGCTGGCGCCCACGGCGATCCCGGACCATGACTTCCGCATCGTCATAGGCGCGGGTCGCGCCCGCCCGTACAGCGCCAGCGTGTTCAACATTTCGGCGATGAGCTTCGGCGCGCTGTCCGCCGCTGCCATCCATGCGCTCAACGCCGGCGCGAAGCGCGGCGGGTTCTACCACGATACCGGCGAGGGCTCGATTTCCCCCTACCACCGCGAGGGCGGCGGCGACCTGGTGTGGGAACTGGGTTCCGGCTACTTCGGATGCCGCAACGACGACGGCAGCTTCAGCGAGGAGCGGTTCGCGGCGCAGGCCGTCGACCCGCAGGTGAAGATGATCGAGGTGAAGCTCTCGCAGGGCGCCAAGCCCGGCCACGGCGGCATGTTGCCGGCGGCCAAGCTCAGCGCGGAGATTGCCGCCACCCGCGGCGTGCCGATGGGGCAGGACTGCGTGTCCCCGGCCGCGCATTCGGCCTTTTCCACGCCGCTGGGGCTGCTGCAGTTCGTGGCACGGCTGCGCAAGCTGTCGGACGGGAAACCGGTGGGCTTCAAGCTGGCGATCGGGCATCCGTGGGAATGGTTCGGGATCGCCAAGGCGATGCAGGAGCAGGCCGAGGCCAATCCGGAACTGCTGCCGGACTTCATCGTCGTCGATGGTGCCGAGGGTGGCACCGGCGCGGCACCGGCGGAGTTCGTCGATCACGTCGGCGTCCCGATGCACGAAGGCCTGATGCTTGTGCACAACACCCTGGTCGGGCTGGGTCTGCGCGACCGGATAAAAATCGGCGCAGCAGGCAAGATCGTCAGCGCCTTCGACATCGCCCGCGCGCTGGCGATGGGTGCGGACTGGTGCAATGCCGCCCGCGGCTACATGTTCGCGCTGGGCTGCATCCAGTCACTGAGCTGCCATACCAACCGCTGCCCCACCGGCATCGCTACCCAGGATCCGGCGCGCTGGAAGCAGCTGGACGTGGCCGACAAGTCTGTGCGCGTGGCCACCTTCCACGCCAATACCCTGCGCGCGCTGCGTGACCTGCTTTGCGCGGCCGGGCTGCAGCACCCGGACCAGCTGGGCCCGGAACACATCCTGCGCCGCGTCTCGCCGGTGGAGGTGCGCTCGCTGTCGGCGCTGTACCGCTACCTCCAGCCTGGCGAACTGCTCGGCGGGCGCCTGCCCGAACACGCGGTGTTCCGCGAGTTCTGGCAGCAAGCGCGCAGCGATGCCTTCATGCCGCCTGCGCATGTCGCGCGGCTTCGGGACAGCAAGGCCAGCTGA